The Devosia sp. 1566 sequence CCCAAAAGCGGTTCATCGATCTGGTGCGCGCCAGCGCCTTCGATGGCATGGAGGTGCCGGTCCGGCGCTGGCACGTGCGGGAGCTGATCCCTGCCGGCACGGTCACCATCGTCAATGGCGATGGGGGCACCGGCAAATCGCTGCTGATCACCCAGCTGGCTCTTGCCACCACCAGTAACACGCCCTGGATCAGTCGGGAGGTGGCGCAGGGTCCCTGCATTTATCTCAGTGCTGAAGACGATCTGGACGAACTGCACCGCCGCATTGTTGCTATTGCCGAAAGTGCAGGGGTGCCCTTAACGCGTCTGGACGATCTCCACATTGTTCCCTTGGCTGGTGAGGATGCTCTGCTGGCCGCGCCCAAGCCGGGCAGCAATGTGCTGACCACCACGCTGCTGTTTGAATCCATTGAGGAGGCCATCAAGGAGGAGCAGCCCGCCCTGGTTGTCCTGGACACCCTGGCAGATCTGTTTGGTGGTGAGGAGAACCAGCGGTCGCAGGCGCGCCAGTTCGTTGGTCTTCTTCGCGGCTGGGCCATAAAGCACCACACCACGATCGTCCTGCTGGCCCATCCGTCCTTGAGCGGCATGGCCAATGGGAGCGGCTCCAGCGGCAACACCGCCTGGAACAACAGCGTGCGCAGCCGCCTCTATCTGGAGCGGGTGATAACCAAAGACGACAACAAAGTGTTTGAACCCGATCCAGACGCCCGGGTGCTTAGGACTGTGAAGGCGAACTATGGGAGAGTTGGCGGTGAGATCGCGCTCAGATGGGTGGATGGTGTACTCGAAGCCAAAGCCCAGCCGGCAATCAGTTCGCTTGCGCAGATGTCGGCGGAGAACAGGGCCGATCAGATATTCCTCAGCCTATTGGCTCGGTTCGAAGCAGAGGGAAGGCGAGTCAGCCCAACGCCTGCCGCACCCACCTATGCGCCATCGTACTTTGCCAAACATGCCGGAGCAGAAGGGATCACTAAAAGGGGGCTAGAAGCGGCGATGAACCGCCTATTTACGGCAGGTAAGATCCGGGTTGCGAAGTCTCCGGGGCCTCCATCCAAGCAGACCGACATCGTGGTGTTTAGCAGAGGGGATGGGCAGCATGATTGACCTACTTACCCCCTGCTTTACCCCCTGCAGAACGGGTGCGTTACCCCCTGCCGCACATCCTGCTTACTCCCCTGCGAACCCCTGCTTACCCCCTGTTCTTCCGCACCCCCATACCCCCTATACGCGTTGCGCCCTCTTTGAGGGTGGGCGCATGCGTATACAGCATCAGGCCGCGCAGGTGAGCTTGGTGCCTATTATATTCGGAGGCGGAGCTGAAAGCGGTACCAAAAGCTGACGGGTTCGGAGTATTACTCGCCGGACCACGGGGCCAATCGCAAGCCCCCGGGCATTTCGCGTTCGGCTTAGGGTTCGCCTCGACGGGCCTTTTGTTTGTCTGTCTCAACAGCTAAAATTGGTAGCACGCTTGTTTTTAAGCTGGGATGAGAACGGGAAGTATGAACGCGAGACTTAGGTGCTCATTTGCGGCCGCTGCTCTCCTATTGATGGTGTTGCCGGCTCAGGCCCAGCAATCGCCATTTAGTCAGCCGAACAGTGTCAGCGGCCAAGATTTGATCTTTTTGAGCGTGGGCTACTTGATAAATGCCCAACGCATCTGCGGTGTCAGGTATGATCCTGCCCGGTTCGACGCGGATATTCAAATGCTGGCCCGGTCTTTCGATATGTCTCCGGCGTCAGTTCTGCAGAAGGCTCAGGAGTTTGCTGACTATGCGGCCCCGCAGGTAACCGAGAAAACATGTAGAGAGGCGCCGGAGAAGGTTAAGCGCTTCAACAGGCCACCCGACTACAAGCCACCAGAGCAAACTCCGCCAGCTCCCAACTCGCTTTCGGAGTGAGTGATAAGAGACCGGCGCCGCCAGCTTGTGAAGTTCATGACGGATGCAGGTCCGGGGCTCTGCGCGAGTCAATTGCGTTCGCAGGCGATACCGTCTTTGTCGCGGTCCAACCTGTGAGGGTCGCCAGGGCCGTTCCGCTCGTAGAACTCCTGTGCTTCTCGCTGGGAACGGAAGTCAGAGCAGTCGCGGTCGGCTTGCGCCATTGATGATCCGGTAAAGCTAAGCAGCAGAAGCGTGCTCGCAAGCACAGCTTGAATGATGTTCATGATTGTCTCGCCCTCCAGCCAAGCTTTCACTCCACCTGCCGAGAGTCAATCACCACAGGCGGCTTGGTTATTGCTCTGATGACAACGTTCTTAGCATAAGTGAGCTACCAACTTTGCCAAAATTGGGCGTCGCTATTGGATATCGGTGGTAGGGGCTCTAATGGAACACATAACTCGGCGCGCCCGAATTACCAAAACTTGGCGCGTGGCATATGCCTGCTTCGCACTTGCCGTCCTTCTGGTCCCGGCTGCAGCAATGCAGGTGTCCAAAGGAGTGAACTGGGGTGCGGAGGACTTCGTCGCGGCTGCCGGTCTGCTTGGGATTG is a genomic window containing:
- a CDS encoding AAA family ATPase, with amino-acid sequence MSDLPFSSSDNFSFDAGTWRSPGTSHSQKRFIDLVRASAFDGMEVPVRRWHVRELIPAGTVTIVNGDGGTGKSLLITQLALATTSNTPWISREVAQGPCIYLSAEDDLDELHRRIVAIAESAGVPLTRLDDLHIVPLAGEDALLAAPKPGSNVLTTTLLFESIEEAIKEEQPALVVLDTLADLFGGEENQRSQARQFVGLLRGWAIKHHTTIVLLAHPSLSGMANGSGSSGNTAWNNSVRSRLYLERVITKDDNKVFEPDPDARVLRTVKANYGRVGGEIALRWVDGVLEAKAQPAISSLAQMSAENRADQIFLSLLARFEAEGRRVSPTPAAPTYAPSYFAKHAGAEGITKRGLEAAMNRLFTAGKIRVAKSPGPPSKQTDIVVFSRGDGQHD
- a CDS encoding excalibur calcium-binding domain-containing protein, translating into MNIIQAVLASTLLLLSFTGSSMAQADRDCSDFRSQREAQEFYERNGPGDPHRLDRDKDGIACERN